The genomic interval GTTTAAGGCCTTATGGCAGGCATTTGAAAAAATACGCTACACCTCCCAGTTGATACGGTTTTGTAGTGAAACGCTGGAAAAAAGTCCCGAGTTACCCCTCTGGACACATTGCGGCGTTCTCGCTTCATCAGAAAACAAGGCCCATAAACTCCTGGAAATCATTACAAAAGCGGCCAATGAAGAAGGATTGAGCCTTGCTGCAAAAATGGGAATCCTGGAACGGAAAGTCGATCTTTTACTGGCAATGGATAAGGTGGATGAAGCTGCCCATCTGCTCAGCCAAATGATAGGCAGCCTGTCAAAAGAGACAGATCCCACCCTGGCCTCCATTAAATTAAAGGTTGCTTCGAGAATGATCCATCTGGGCAATCTTCTGGAGAATAAAGCGCTGGCAGAAGAGGGAGTAAAACATTACCTCCAGTTAATCACGGAGCAAGGGCCTGCCATGGAGAGATACATGTACTCAATAGGCAGAGCAAGTGATCCTCTCATCACCATTATCGATGCCCGCCTTGAGAAAAAAGATTATGAGGGGGCGGAAAATCTTCTTCTTTCAGCCATGGAATCCCTTATCAAATCATCCGTCCAGTCACAGGGACCAATGATGATTAAATCGGGTGTGGGCAGTTCCCTGCCCACTTTCATGACAAAACTTGCCCGCATATACGATGCCGCCGGTCGCCACGAGGATGTTCTCGCCCTTCTGGAAGAGGCCCCCTGGTGGGGTGCATCAGACCTCATCGAGATTGCAGATGATAATGCTGAGCTTATCCCCCTTACAGCAAAGGCCCTCTACAAGGCCGGCCGGAAAAGCGAAGCTTCAAACCTTCTTAAAAACCACCTCTACGGTTATCCTCACGATGATGACGCCTACCAGGTGCTTGTAGAAATGGAAGGGCCTTCGCTCATCGACTGGCTGGACAAGCTCTACCTTCGTGACAGGTTCGAAGAGCGGCCCCTCATCTGGAAAGCCTATCTTTTAAATAAAGCAGGCAAACATGAGGAGGCCGAAAAAGCGGTAAGACAGGCCCTGAAAGTGGACCCCACCGACGGTGAGCAAAAACCCGGAAACAGGGTAAGAGGTTATGACTTCCTTGCCGATATACTCAAGGCAAGGGGACAAGAGGAAGATGCCGCATTTTTTAAACGCGTCGTTAAAGCCGTAAAACTTGCCGAAAAAGGTGACCAGTTTACCAAAGCAGGCCTTGTGAGAAGAAGCCTCGATATTTACCGTGAGGCTTCGCTTTTATTTAAAGATGCCTACTGCATCCAGTGGCGTATGGCCGAAAGGCTCTCCTCCATGGGGGATGTGGAAGGCGCAAAAAAACATTATGAAATCGCCTTCAGGCGCATGCCTGAACAGTTCGGGCAGGTTGCCAGCTTCTGCTTCGGCTGCGAAGGCGTATTCCGCCATGAGCAAAGCATGACTACGGCAGAAAGAATACTAACGGAACTTTCAAAGAGTTCACCCAGGAAACCTCAGGTTCAGTTCCTGCTGGGACAACTCCGCCTTTCCCAGCACAGAAAGCTTGAGGCATACAAGCACTTCCGAAAAGCCGCCGACCTCGACCCTGACTATCTCGATGCCTGGGAAGAGGCTTACAAGCTCCGCAGCGCAGCCTATCTTTCAAGGCAGGAAATGGACAAAATTATCCTCCATATGATAAAGCTCGATCCCATGCAACGCCATATACGGCTTTACGAGACCGAGGTATATGACCTGAAGAGCCTCTGGCGCATCTATGAAGATCACGCCCCTCAGACAATCGAAATACCCGACCACCTGCTCAGTCTGAGGGCAAGCGAAAAAACACTTAAAGAACTTATGGACCAGTTGGGGAAAAGTGCCGATTATTATTTCCAGGACAGGAGATCAAAATACCGGGCAAGAAGGGAAGTCCCCCAGCCAGGATATGCTGTAGCCAATAATGCCTTCATCTCGCAAATAATGCAATACGCCATGCAAAGTGGTGGCGGTAATATGTATTCACGTAGGCACTAAAAAAAGGGGCTTAATGGCTGTTGGTCGGTGATAGGGAGATATTTTAAAATGAGAAGCAGACCTGTTAGAATTAAGGAGAAATGTCTCATTTTCCTGCATCATAGACACAAAACAATTCATTACATAAATACCAGGTAATTTCTATCTTTAATGGGAGCATTTCATGAGAATGAATAAAAGGAGAGTGAAATGAAAAAAATATACAAATATTCAACAGTATTACTGCTTTTATCCCTTTTAGGTGCATGCGCCGCCAGAGGGCCCTACAAAGAGCGTATCGTGAGAGTGCGGGACATGAAGAACAACCAGTCAAGTCTCGTCTACGGACAGATCGTTATGCCAAGCGATATGTGGTATATGGAGCATGTAATGCTTCAGCGAGTCGGAAAGGTTTATGTGGGGATGGGATTAAGGGGAACCAGCGAACCCATCTACGTGAGTCCCGACGGGAAATTCGTCTGTGTAAATATTAAGCCGGGAAAATATATGTTGAGCGGTTTTTTGATAGGAAGCAACATGAGTCATCTTGGTAAACAGGCCCTTAATTATACAATTGAAGTCAAACCGGGGAAAAGCCAATATTTCGGCGCCCTTAAATATATCGAGGGTAAACAGGCAGGCGCCTTCAGAATGGGAACCTTCGGGCTGGAATATGATAAAACTAAAGCACGACATGCAGAAATATTGAACTGGGTATCCAAATCGACGGTTAACACAAAATGGCAGGGACCGGTTAACAAGAAACTTAAGAAATATAAACGTTATCTCCCAAAAGAGGTGAAACAGGAAGGAAAGAAGATGGAGACTAAGAAAAAGAAATAGGCCTTTTTTTGTTTATTTTGAAAAGAAAAGTGGAACTATTAGAATTAAAGAGAAACGTCCCGTTTTTTATTGGCTAATAATTGGGAATAGGAATTTGTGGTGTTTAAAAAAATTACACAGTCAAAAATATTACAACTCGCAAAAATAACTATCTTTTTAATATCAATACTAGTAGTTAAGACCGGTATGGCAGTGGAATTCCCTGTAAACCAGCAATATTTAGATTCATATATTGAAAAAGATCGGCATAGGACAAACGAAGCATTGAATGGAAATATCAAGGCTCAACTCTCAATATGTATTATGAGATCTGATAAATTAGCAGCAAGAAGCCATTGGGAAACTGCTTATGGTTGGTGCAAGATCGTTTTTGAAAACAATAATGCCCCTGAAAAATACAGACAAATAGCAGATAAACTATTTCAGGAGGTAAGCGCAAGGTTATCAGAGGATCAACTTGAAAATGCTATATTTTATTTTCAAAATAATAAAAAAATTCTAGAAAGAAATTTATTAAAATCTAGTGGCGAGCTAAATATTAGTGAGCTTACAAATAGAGTAGTTACCGAATTAGCCAAAAAGTATGATCAAGGTTATGAAGAAGGTGATCCAGGAATGATCTTATTCTACTTATCTGATGATTTTTCGATGACTATATTTAAAGATCCTTTAGGAAGTCAAGTAGAGAGCCATTTTGAGCATACTGAATTTGAACAAATAATTGGTCAAATGACTATGGGCCGTGAGTTAAAATATAAAAGAACTCGCACTAACAATGTTATTGAGATTTCCAAAAGCAAATCAAATGCTTCATTCAAGTCAAAACTCCTTATAGAATTCTTTAGTGAAGGTAAATCAACTCAAATCATTGGAAATCAGGTAATTACAATTAAATTAATTAATAAGATTCCATTAATAACAAAAATTGATTATTTTCCCATTAATAGCGAAGGGCCAGATAAAAAATAGTATGGGTTCATTAAGATATACAGAAGAGATATTGTACCGCATAAATACTTACTTAACGAAGAACTACATATTAAAGCTGAGATGACGGTTCTCGGGCCAGAGAATTAAAAAAAATTTATTGACAGGATCAACAGGATTGACGGGATTAAAGAATTTTATTTTGAATTTTCTCTATCTTCCAAATCAGTGAAAATCCGCTAAATCCATGCCTGCCCCGTCAGAAATACTTTCATTCGGGGGCATCCGCGTTCTATAGCTTTTCTTTGCGCAAAACCATCTTTTCACCTGCAACCAGTAACAAGCAACCTGCAACTGCTCCAGTCAATCCGCATTCCGAAATCCAAAATCCGAAATTGAATAATCCGCAACAATTTTCTTTCACTCTCCCCTTTACAATGCGCAATATTGCGCAACCAAACAGCCTTTAAACTTGCGCATTATTGCGCAATAAGATAAGATGAAATATTTTTATTGAAAGGAGTTTTTAATTGATTTCAATAAAGCCGGATCAAGACCTTGAAAAATCCCTAAACCGATTGCAGGGTTTATTTGTCGAAGCATGGAAATCGCTGCAGGATGTTTCCCTTGAAGAATCAGACTACCTTCACCGCTTCGCATTTATCAGCACAATCGGTGCTTCCACACGTATTGAAAATGCCCTACTTACCGACCACGAGGTAGAATGGATCGATACAACGCTCAAGGAAGACAGCAGAACGACATCCTTTGAAACAAAAAAATCTTTCATTATTGATAAACTTTTAAAGGACCGGGAAAGAAGCATCGAGGAAGTTGCCGGGTGCCGGGAAACGCTCACCAGTATCTACAGCCAGTATAAAGAGATATTTCCCTTAACCGAAACATATCTGAGAGCACTCCACCATGATCTTTTACGCTATTACCCGGCAGCCAGCGAATATGCAGGTTCTTATAAAAAAACACCTAACCGGGTTATTTCCATTAATCACGGCACAGGGGAAGAAAAGGTTGTCCTTGAACCGGCGCCGTCGGGAATCATTACCGAAACGGCCATGGCCGATCTCATCGGCTGGTATAACAGCACATTAAAGGAGCATCCAAGACCATTACTTGTGGCCATTGAATTTGTCTTTCGCTTTCTAGCCATTCATCCTTTTCAGGACGGCAACGGCAGGCTGGGAAGAGCGCTCTTTCTTCTTGCCCTGCTCCAAAGCGGCGATAAATACCTTGTCGAAATTACGCCATACATGGCAATAGACCGTCATATTGAAAAAAACAGGGCTGCCTATTACAGCGTTCTCCATAAGACATCGGAAGGAAAATTCTTTTCTGACCCGATGAAATATAATTACCTTCCACTGGTCAGGTTTTTCCTCAAAATATTTGAAGAGGCCTTGTCAGACATTGAATTTTATCGAAATCGTTATGCAAACATGATGTCCCTCTCGGAAAGCGCCTCAATCGTATATCAGGCATTCAGGAACAATCCAAAAGAACGACTCCAGGTATCGGAATTGGAGGAAACAACAAACCTGCCAAGAAGAACAATTCAGTACGCATGCAAAACGTTAACGGAGAAAGGTTTTCTGCAACGCCTCGGCAAGGGCGCAGGCAGCCGCTACCAGCTTGTTTTTTAATAAACCATTTGAATCATAATGACATTCCAAATAAATGTGAGGAATCTTAATAAAATCTTTTTTTGACAGGATTAACAGGATTTAAGGGATTAAAGCTATTCTTTTGAACTCTAAACGTACCTGCTCTTACGCAAAACATCATTTTTCAAATCAGCGAAAATCCGCTAAATCAGTGTTATCCGTGTTCTATTGTCTTTCCCCATGTCTTTCTTCCGGTTGCAATGAAATAAAAATAACATACAATACCAAGAGGTTAGCTAAAAGAGCCGGGCTTCAGGTATTTAAAAATGAAATAAACTATGCCCATATTGGAATATACCTGGCATACTTCCTTGAATCAGGTGCACTCGGGTCGATCTTAATCAACTCTTGTTCTACGCATAAGTGGGGTCGGACCAAGTCAAGCAGTTGATTTGAAAGAATAAATCTCCAAAAACACCCTCTTTTTTGCCCTTAAAAGCCCCCTTTTAGGGGTAAAATAAGTGTTCTAAGATTTTATAGGTTCCCTATTCAACCTATTCAATTGCATCCATAACAGGGGACAGCTGTCCCCCGTTATAATTCGCCAATGGGTGCAAAATGAATCATAATCCATTGTTATAATTGTCATTCCGAAGGCTGTGAGGAATCTTGATTTTTATTGACGGGATTAAAGAATTTTGTTTTGAATTTTACCTCTATCTTCCAAATCAGTGAAAATCCGCTAAATCCGTGTCATCCGCGTTCTATAGCTTTCCTCCGCGCGAAACCATCCTGTCATCTCTATAAGCCGTTGGCACGAGCCATAGGCCTGAGCCAGTCGAAGGATCAACCCGCAACTCGAAACCCGAAACCCGCAACGGCTTTTCAAACCGGGGTATTTTCCGGGCATATCAACCTTTCCCCCTTTATACACGTATCACATAGTGTATCATGTTTAACAATCACTAAAAACAAATGTGATTCATGTTTCTTTTAAGACTTTTTTAAAACCCCTGTTAGTACACAAGTTCTAATGGGGAGGAAGTTAAAGGCCCGTTGCCCGGTGATTGGGAGATGGACTTTTTTTGTTTCATTAAATTATTGCCGGGGGTGTTCCTTATTTTTTATAAGCTTATCCTTTAAAGAGAAATGTCCCCTTTTTGCATGTCGGTGTGCCCTAACTGCCATGCTGTAATTCACAGAAGGACACCATCTTATAATTTAGATGAGATAAGGAATGCATTCAAAACAAATAATAAAGGCACATAAAATTTCATAACAGGGGGTTAATTTAAAATGGCAAGAAAAGAACCAAAACCATCCACCGTTAAAAGGTTGTTCGCATTTTCTAATAATGTGTGTGCGGCACCCAGTTGTGAGAATAATTTAGTTGAAGGTAATGTT from Deltaproteobacteria bacterium carries:
- a CDS encoding Fic family protein yields the protein MISIKPDQDLEKSLNRLQGLFVEAWKSLQDVSLEESDYLHRFAFISTIGASTRIENALLTDHEVEWIDTTLKEDSRTTSFETKKSFIIDKLLKDRERSIEEVAGCRETLTSIYSQYKEIFPLTETYLRALHHDLLRYYPAASEYAGSYKKTPNRVISINHGTGEEKVVLEPAPSGIITETAMADLIGWYNSTLKEHPRPLLVAIEFVFRFLAIHPFQDGNGRLGRALFLLALLQSGDKYLVEITPYMAIDRHIEKNRAAYYSVLHKTSEGKFFSDPMKYNYLPLVRFFLKIFEEALSDIEFYRNRYANMMSLSESASIVYQAFRNNPKERLQVSELEETTNLPRRTIQYACKTLTEKGFLQRLGKGAGSRYQLVF